The following are from one region of the Nicotiana tomentosiformis chromosome 7, ASM39032v3, whole genome shotgun sequence genome:
- the LOC104092655 gene encoding protein CNGC15b-like encodes MFSQSTMSSTKQKSVRFPNDIDIAISGSYKPEKFLKSISMKNDEQTSSSKLEKAEIEPKMKMFRKKKLSRVFSEDYEGVQMKILDPRGRPINTWNKCFLIACLTSLFVDPLFFYLPSVNDEICMDASYPMEIVLTIVRSVIDAFYLVQILVQFRTAYVAPSSRVFGRGELVIDSSKIASRYLRKDFWLDLLATLPLPQVLIWAAIPSLRGSNRIGAKHALRFTIISQFLLRLCLIFPLSSHIIKTTGVMVEAAWAGAVYNLVLFMLASHVMGSCWYLFAVERQEQCWKKVCDQQQPHCQDWYFDCHRRDFTSRIAWYERSNISTLCGPSSDFFQFGIFNDALTFRVTQSSFLNKYAYCFWWGLRNLSSLGQNLVTTTDINEINFAVVLAILGLLLFALLIGNMQTFLQSTTMRLEEWRIKRTDTEEWMHHRQLPHDLKERVRKYDLYRWVTTRGVDEEAIVKSLPVDLRRDIKRHLCLDLVRRVPLFDQMDECILNAICERLKPLLYTAGTCLVREADPVNEMDFIIRGHLDSYTTDGGRTGFFNSCQLGPCDFCGEELLTWALDPRPSIILPSSTRTVTTITEVEVFALTAEDVKYVASQFRKLHSKQLRHTFRFYSNQWRTWAACFIQAAWFRYKRRKEASLLKAKQNPAAAPTELHDERRSVSLGQKASEFAVYAATLAASKRKGGSMRGELEIISSLQKPVEPDFSVEDR; translated from the exons ATGTTTAGCCAGAGCACCATGTCTTCTACTAAACAAAAATCTGTCAG ATTTCCAAATGACATTGACATTGCAATATCTGGATCATACAAGCCGGAAAAATTCCTTAAATCTATATCTATGAAGAATGACGAACAAACGTCTAGCTCAAAGTTGGAGAAGGCAGAAATAGAGCCAAAAATGAAGATGTTCCGAAAGAAAAAGCTTTCAAGAGTATTTTCAGAAGACTATGAGGGGGTTCAAATGAAGATATTAGATCCTCGCGGACGTCCCATAAACACATGGAACAAGTGTTTCTTAATTGCTTGTCTTACATCTCTATTTGTTGATCCACTCTTCTTCTATTTACCAAGTGTTAACGACGAAATCTGCATGGATGCAAGTTATCCTATGGAGATAGTCCTTACAATCGTCCGATCAGTGATAGATGCATTTTATTTGGTTCAGATTTTAGTTCAGTTTCGAACAGCTTATGTTGCACCTTCCTCTCGCGTTTTTGGACGAGGAGAGCTAGTCATTGATTCTTCAAAGATTGCATCGAGATATCTCCGTAAGGATTTTTGGCTTGATCTCTTGGCTACTCTTCCTCTTCCTCAG GTTTTGATTTGGGCTGCAATCCCATCTTTGAGAGGTTCGAATAGGATTGGTGCAAAACACGCCTTGCGCTTTACTATCATTTCTCAGTTTCTGTTGAGGCTATGCCTTATTTTTCCACTTTCATCTCACATTATCAAGACTACTGGTGTAATGGTGGAAGCTGCATGGGCGGGGGCGGTTTATAACCTTGTGCTCTTCATGCTCGCAAGTCAT GTTATGGGTTCTTGCTGGTACCTTTTTGCTGTGGAACGACAAGAACAGTGTTGGAAAAAGGTTTGTGATCAACAACAACCGCATTGCCAGGATTGGTATTTTGACTGTCATAGGAGGGATTTTACTAGTAGAATCGCCTGGTATGAACGGAGCAATATATCTACATTATGCGGTCCTAGCAGCGACTTCTTCCAATTCGGAATCTTTAATGATGCACTGACTTTTAGAGTTACACAGTCATCATTCTTGAACAAGTATGCTTACTGTTTTTGGTGGGGTTTGAGGAACCTAAG CTCTCTTGGGCAGAATCTTGTGACTACTACTGACATTAATGAAATTAATTTTGCTGTTGTTCTTGCAATTCTGGGATTATTGCTCTTTGCTTTACTTATTGGGAATATGCAG ACTTTCCTTCAATCAACTACTATGAGACTTGAAGAATGGAGGATAAAGAGGACAGATACAGAAGAATGGATGCATCATCGCCAACTCCCCCACGATCTTAAGGAAAGGGTGCGAAAATATGATCTATATAGGTGGGTGACAACTCGAGGTGTTGATGAAGAAGCCATTGTCAAAAGCCTTCCGGTGGATCTCCGAAGGGACATCAAGCGTCATCTTTGTCTTGATCTAGTTCGTCGA GTACCTCTATTTGATCAAATGGATGAGTGTATCTTGAATGCAATATGTGAAAGGTTGAAACCACTTCTATATACTGCAGGAACATGCCTTGTTCGCGAAGCTGATCCTGTGAACGAAATGGACTTCATTATAAGAGGCCATTTGGATTCTTACACTACTGATGGAGGGAGAACAGGTTTTTTCAATTCATGTCAACTAGGTCCGTGTGATTTCTGTGGTGAAGAACTACTGACATGGGCGTTAGACCCTCGTCCGAGCATCATCCTCCCGTCCTCTACACGTACAGTGACAACGATCACTGAAGTAGAAGTATTTGCACTCACTGCAGAGGATGTAAAATATGTGGCATCACAGTTCAGGAAGCTGCATAGCAAGCAACTCAGGCACACGTTCAGGTTTTACTCGAACCAATGGAGGACTTGGGCTGCATGTTTCATACAAGCAGCGTGGTTTCGCTACAAGAGGAGGAAAGAGGCTTCTCTACTTAAAGCTAAGCAGAACCCCGCAGCTGCTCCTACTGAGCTACACGATGAACGAAGAAGTGTATCCTTGGGACAAAAGGCTTCAGAATTTGCTGTATATGCTGCAACATTGGCAGCAAGCAAAAGAAAGGGGGGAAGCATGAGGGGAGAATTAGAAATCATTAGTTCATTACAAAAGCCAGTTGAACCTGATTTTTCAGTTGAGGATAGATGA
- the LOC104092656 gene encoding 29 kDa ribonucleoprotein A, chloroplastic isoform X2 translates to MASSTSSLHFLSLTPQTLPLPKPTSQTTSLSFFSLPPSSLNLSLTSSSSCFSSRFVRKVTLSDFDQIEDVEDGDDGVEEERNFSPDLKIFVGNLPFSADSAALAELFERAGNVEMVEVIYDKLTGRSRGFGFVTMSSKEEVEAACQQFNGYELDGRALRVNAGPPPERRENSSFRGGRGGGSFDSSNRVYVGNLAWGVDQDALETLFSEQGKVVDAKVVYDRDSGRSRGFGFVTYSTAEEVNNAIESLDGVDLNGRAIRVSPAEARPPRRQF, encoded by the exons ATGGCTTCCTCAACTTCTTCCCTCCATTTCCTTTCCCTTACACCTCAAACACTTCCTCTACCAAAACCCACTTCCCAAACTACTTCCCTTTCCTTCTTTTCCCTTCCTCCTTCTTCTCTCAACCTTTCTttaacttcttcttcatcttgttTTTCTTCTCGTTTTGTTCGTAAGGTGACCCTTTCTGATTTTGACCAAATTGAGGATGTTGAAGATGGTGATGATGGTGTAGAAGAAGAACGTAATTTCTCTCCTGACCTTAAAATCTTTGTTGGTAACTTGCCTTTCAGTGCTGATAGTGCTGCTCTTGCTGAGCTTTTTGAGCGTGCTGGTAATGTTGAGATGGTTGAG GTTATCTATGACAAGCTTACAGGAAGAAGCAGAGGTTTTGGTTTTGTGACAATGTCCTCAAAAGAGGAAGTTGAAGCTGCCTGTCAACAATTTAATGGATAT GAACTTGACGGGAGGGCACTGAGGGTGAATGCTGGGCCACCACCAGAGAGAAGGGAGAATTCTTCTTTC CGTGGAGGCAGGGGTGGGGGAAGTTTTGATAGCTCCAATAGAGTCTATGTAGGAAACCTCGCATGGGGTGTTGACCAAGACGCACTTGAGACCTTATTCAGTGAGCAAGGTAAGGTTGTGGATGCCAAAGTAGTCTATGATAGGGATAGCGGTAGATCAAGGGGCTTTGGATTTGTAACGTATAGTACTGCTGAGGAGGTCAACAATGCAATTGAAAGCTTGGACGGAGTT GACCTCAATGGAAGGGCCATCCGTGTAAGCCCTGCTGAAGCTCGGCCACCCAGGCGTCAATTCTGA
- the LOC104092656 gene encoding 29 kDa ribonucleoprotein A, chloroplastic isoform X1: MASSTSSLHFLSLTPQTLPLPKPTSQTTSLSFFSLPPSSLNLSLTSSSSCFSSRFVRKVTLSDFDQIEDVEDGDDGVEEERNFSPDLKIFVGNLPFSADSAALAELFERAGNVEMVEVIYDKLTGRSRGFGFVTMSSKEEVEAACQQFNGYELDGRALRVNAGPPPERRENSSFRENSSFRENSSFRGGRGGGSFDSSNRVYVGNLAWGVDQDALETLFSEQGKVVDAKVVYDRDSGRSRGFGFVTYSTAEEVNNAIESLDGVDLNGRAIRVSPAEARPPRRQF, from the exons ATGGCTTCCTCAACTTCTTCCCTCCATTTCCTTTCCCTTACACCTCAAACACTTCCTCTACCAAAACCCACTTCCCAAACTACTTCCCTTTCCTTCTTTTCCCTTCCTCCTTCTTCTCTCAACCTTTCTttaacttcttcttcatcttgttTTTCTTCTCGTTTTGTTCGTAAGGTGACCCTTTCTGATTTTGACCAAATTGAGGATGTTGAAGATGGTGATGATGGTGTAGAAGAAGAACGTAATTTCTCTCCTGACCTTAAAATCTTTGTTGGTAACTTGCCTTTCAGTGCTGATAGTGCTGCTCTTGCTGAGCTTTTTGAGCGTGCTGGTAATGTTGAGATGGTTGAG GTTATCTATGACAAGCTTACAGGAAGAAGCAGAGGTTTTGGTTTTGTGACAATGTCCTCAAAAGAGGAAGTTGAAGCTGCCTGTCAACAATTTAATGGATAT GAACTTGACGGGAGGGCACTGAGGGTGAATGCTGGGCCACCACCAGAGAGAAGGGAGAATTCTTCTTTCAGGGAGAATTCTTCTTTCCGTGAGAATTCTTCTTTCCGTGGAGGCAGGGGTGGGGGAAGTTTTGATAGCTCCAATAGAGTCTATGTAGGAAACCTCGCATGGGGTGTTGACCAAGACGCACTTGAGACCTTATTCAGTGAGCAAGGTAAGGTTGTGGATGCCAAAGTAGTCTATGATAGGGATAGCGGTAGATCAAGGGGCTTTGGATTTGTAACGTATAGTACTGCTGAGGAGGTCAACAATGCAATTGAAAGCTTGGACGGAGTT GACCTCAATGGAAGGGCCATCCGTGTAAGCCCTGCTGAAGCTCGGCCACCCAGGCGTCAATTCTGA
- the LOC138896275 gene encoding uncharacterized protein — protein MKNRQEPPKPPSPKRTVNVISGGEEVNGVTYTAAKKTSKVMVTHGKRVRQVLEEDSITFDDVDADGVMTPHNDALVISLLVHDTNVKRVLIDPGSSVNIILLKVVNEMQDDDKMVLKARTLSGFDNSSVVTKREIMLTTFAEGVVKDTKFQVIDTDMAYNMILGRPWIHDMDVVSSTLHQVIKFPSQLGIRQIRRD, from the coding sequence ATGAAGAATAGACAAGAGCCACCAAAACCTCCATCACCAAAAAGGACGGTTAATGTGATAAGCGGAGGTGAGGAGGTCAATGGTGTGACATATACGGCTGCAAAAAAGACATCAAAAGTCATGGTTACCCATGGAAAACGAGTTCGCCAAGTTTTGGAAGAAGACAGTATAACATTTGATGATGTAGATGCAGATGGCGTGATGACCCCTCAcaacgatgcattggtaatatctttacttgtacatgatactaatgtgaaacgagttttgattgaccCAGGTAGCTCCGTAAATATCATCCTTCTGAAGGTGGTAAACGAGATGCAAGATGATGACAAAATGGTGCTCAAAGCACGCACCTTATCTGGATTCGACAATTCAAGTGTTGTTACAAAAAGAGAAATAATGCTTACCACATTTGCAGAAGGAGTTGTCAAAGATACGAAATTCCAAGTGATAGATACGGACATGGCGTATAATATGATTCTTGGCAGGCCttggattcatgatatggatgtTGTTTCATCTACTTTACATCAAGTTATTAAGTTCCCCTCTCAGTTGGGGATTAGACAAATTCGTAGAGATTAG